CGGTGAATCAGCGTTTCCAGATACTTCTTGTCGCGGTCGTCCAGCCCCGCCGCGTCCAGCCCCAGTTTGTCCAGGGCGCTGTAAGAGCGCTCCAGCTCAATGGTGCTTTCCCCGGCCACCTCGGCATAATCGCGGACCCGGCGCAGCAGTCGTTTGGCAATTCGCATAGTCCCCCGCGAACGTGCGCCGATTTCCAGTGCGGCTTCCTCCTGCAACCCGAACCCCAGCAGCCGGGCGTCACGCAGCAGGTTGGTGGCGATTTCCTCCGAGGTGTAATACTCCAGGTGTTCAATGATGCCGAAGCGCGAACGCATAGGCGCACTGATCAGGCCGGGGCGCGTCGTGGCACCTACCAGCGTGAAACGTGGCAGCGGTAATTCGATGGTGCGCGCCGCCGGTCCCTGCCCCAGCACGATGTCCAGCTTGAAATCTTCCATTGCCGGGTACAGGTGTTCTTCAGCGACGCGTCCCAGACGATGGATCTCGTCGATGAACAGCACGTCGCCCTCCTCCAGACTGTTGGTGAGGATGGCTGCCAGATCGCCTGGTTTTTCAATCGCTGGCCCGGAGGTCACGCGGATGTTCACTCCCAGTTCGGCGGCGATAATGTGCGCCAGCGTGGTCTTACCCAGCCCCGGAGGTCCAAACAGTAACGTATGGTCTAGCGCCTCCTTCCGACCTCTGGCAGCTTGAAGGTACACGGTCAACTTGTCCTTCAGTTTCTCCTGGCCCACGTATTCAGTCAGCGATTTGGGACGCAGGGCGGCGTCGAGCGGTTCGGTCATGCCGATAGTTTAACCTAATTTCGTTCTGAGCGAAACGGGGTAGGATGTTTCGGGTTCGGCAGAATGCAATGGGGATCGCCTCTCGCTGTCTAAGGGGATATTTTCCACGCTGCGCTGGCCCCATAGGTCGTGTCAGTGCGTTCCTGGCAGAGATAGGCCGGTTGGCCTGCTTGGCGGCAAGCCTTAAGACTGATCGGTCCTGTTGCTCCCCTGAGCCCTGGCCCACGCACTATTCTGCCGGGCATGAAGCAGAAACTGTCCACATTGGTGGCCCAGGCGCGCGGAGGCCGGGTGGTCCGCACCGGATTCATGGATGGCGACGAGATTGACCGCCGCCTATTGAACGACGAGGAGGTGCGCCACCGCATCGCTGGGGGCTTCGCTGATGCGCGTCGCGTGGTGCTCACCCTGCATCCGGCCCACATCCCAGAGGTCGACGCGGGCGTGACGGTGCTGCGCCTGACCCCCGCCCAGGCTGCCCCGGCCTGGGACGAGCAGGATTTTCTGGTGCAACTGCGCCGTCTAGAACTTAACGAGGAACAACTGGGCGACGTGCGCGAGGAACGCGGCAGCTTCTTGATCGCCGCCACCGGCAAGGCCGCCCAGACCCTGGAAGCCCTGACGACGCTGGGCGGCCGCGACATTGAGGTAGAGGAGGTCGGCGAGACGGCGGGCCGGGGCAGCAAGACCCGCGAAGTCGTGGTTCCGTCCATGAGGGTCGATGTGGTGGGGGCCAAAGGTTTCGGCGTCAGCCGGGCCTATTTTCAGCAGGGTATTGACGGCGGAAAGGTCCGGCTTAACGGCGGCCCCGCCCGAGCCAGCAGTGACATCCGCGAGGGTGACAGCCTGAGTGCCGATGGCCTGGGCCGCATTGATTTCAAGCGTGTGGTCAATGAAACGCGGCGCGGCAACTACAAGGTGGAACTTGAAGTCCACAAGTAATAGCGTGCGGGGTTTCCCCTCTAAGTGCTGTCTCTTGTGGCGGAGGCTTTCGATCAACCAACTGACGGCGCGGGCGTGCAAGCAAGAGCGGAGACGGCCCTGTCATGATTGACCTGCTCGCCCGCAACCCTGCCCCCGACCCTGCGACGCTGACCGCCGAACTCATGCCCAGTGCCCGCTTTGAGGATGTTCGTTTTGGGACGTATCGGCCCAATGCCGAATATCCCAGTCAGGCTGCAGCGCGTGACAGCCTTCAGACTTTCGTTGACGTGGCGCAACCCAGGTCCGGCGGCCTGCGGTTCTTCCGTCGCCGCCGTCCTGAGGGTAGAGGTGTTTATCTGGACGGCGGCTTCGGCGTGGGTAAGACGCACCTGCTCGCTAGCGCCTACCACGCTTCGGACGGCACACGCGCCATCATGAGCTTCCAGGATTTGATGTATCTGATTGGCGCGCTGGGGATGAACCGCGCAGTAGACGCCTTCCGGAACCATGACCTGCTGCTGATTGACGAGTTCGAGCTGGACGATCCCGGCAATACCCATATGGCCAACACCTTTTTAGGTCAATTGATGCCGGGTGGAACGTCCGTGATCGCTACAAGCAACACCGAACCCGGCGCGCTGGGTCAGGGCCGATTCAATGCGGGAGACTTCCAGCGCCAGATTCAGGGCATCGCCGAGCGGTTTGAGACGCGCCGGCTGGATGGCCCCGACTACCGCCAGCGAGGCACGCGGCCTGAGGATGTGTTTACAGCTGCGGAATACATAGGCTGGCAGGCCGCCCAGGACCCGGACACACTGGCCGTCCTGAGTCATCGTGACCTCAACCGTCACCTGCTGAAAATACATCCCAGCCGTTTCGCCGGGCTTCTGTCAGGCGTCAGCGCCGTGGGGGTGCTCGATCTGGTGCCAATGACGGATCAGAATGTCGCTCTGCGGTTCGTCCATTTCATCGACAAGCTCTACGACCTGGGTTTACCTGCCGTCTTTACAGGCGCGTCGCTCGGAACGCTTTTCAACGACACGTACCGCTATGGGGCCTACGCCAAGAAGTACAGTCGTTGCCTG
This DNA window, taken from Deinococcus humi, encodes the following:
- the ruvB gene encoding Holliday junction branch migration DNA helicase RuvB produces the protein MTEPLDAALRPKSLTEYVGQEKLKDKLTVYLQAARGRKEALDHTLLFGPPGLGKTTLAHIIAAELGVNIRVTSGPAIEKPGDLAAILTNSLEEGDVLFIDEIHRLGRVAEEHLYPAMEDFKLDIVLGQGPAARTIELPLPRFTLVGATTRPGLISAPMRSRFGIIEHLEYYTSEEIATNLLRDARLLGFGLQEEAALEIGARSRGTMRIAKRLLRRVRDYAEVAGESTIELERSYSALDKLGLDAAGLDDRDKKYLETLIHRFAGGPVGVDTLATAISEDALTLEDVYEPYLIQLGFIKRTPRGRVATAHAYDHLGLPMGGPDGEMGFYTN
- a CDS encoding S4 domain-containing protein; this translates as MKQKLSTLVAQARGGRVVRTGFMDGDEIDRRLLNDEEVRHRIAGGFADARRVVLTLHPAHIPEVDAGVTVLRLTPAQAAPAWDEQDFLVQLRRLELNEEQLGDVREERGSFLIAATGKAAQTLEALTTLGGRDIEVEEVGETAGRGSKTREVVVPSMRVDVVGAKGFGVSRAYFQQGIDGGKVRLNGGPARASSDIREGDSLSADGLGRIDFKRVVNETRRGNYKVELEVHK
- the zapE gene encoding cell division protein ZapE codes for the protein MIDLLARNPAPDPATLTAELMPSARFEDVRFGTYRPNAEYPSQAAARDSLQTFVDVAQPRSGGLRFFRRRRPEGRGVYLDGGFGVGKTHLLASAYHASDGTRAIMSFQDLMYLIGALGMNRAVDAFRNHDLLLIDEFELDDPGNTHMANTFLGQLMPGGTSVIATSNTEPGALGQGRFNAGDFQRQIQGIAERFETRRLDGPDYRQRGTRPEDVFTAAEYIGWQAAQDPDTLAVLSHRDLNRHLLKIHPSRFAGLLSGVSAVGVLDLVPMTDQNVALRFVHFIDKLYDLGLPAVFTGASLGTLFNDTYRYGAYAKKYSRCLSRLSELLRESRQSTAS